A stretch of the Vicia villosa cultivar HV-30 ecotype Madison, WI unplaced genomic scaffold, Vvil1.0 ctg.000024F_1_1, whole genome shotgun sequence genome encodes the following:
- the LOC131622079 gene encoding cytochrome c oxidase assembly protein COX11, mitochondrial-like: protein MVWSSLSRGTLHLPNLRAFRNSVEFRGRSIIPEGSGYSIVNPCSGFQRDFSCKIRLSGFKQELSTSSFHQCYRSSAFASHNVGRLCSMPGFRHFSSNASTEQKSRKMLIYLTGLVFGMVGMSYAAVPLYRRFCQATGYGGTITRRESVEEKIARHDSNQTATSREIVVQFNADIADGMPWKFVPTQREVRVKPGESALAFYTAENKSSTPITGVSTYNVTPMKAGVYFNKIQCFCFEEQRLLPGEQIDMPVFFYIDPEIEDDPKMDGINNIILSYTFFKVSEE from the exons ATGGTATGGTCAAGTTTAAGTAGGGGAACTCTTCACTTGCCGAACTTAAGGGCTTTCCGAAATTCCGTTGAATTCAG GGGCCGATCTATTATTCCTGAAGGATCAGGTTATAGCATAGTTAATCCTTGTTCTGGATTCCAGCGTGATTTCTCTTGTAAAATACGTCTGTCCGGGTTTAAGCAAGAATTGAGTACGTCGTCATTCCATCAGTGTTACCGCTCTTCAGCTTTTGCTTCACACAATGTTGGAAGGTTGTGTTCTATGCCTGGTTTTCGACACTTTTCATCTAATGCATCCACAGAGCAAAAATCACGAAAGATGCTCATTTACTTGACAGGCTTGGTTTTTGGAATGGTTGGAATGTCATATGCTGCAGTTCCACTTTACCGGAGATTTTGCCAAGCAACTGGTTATGGGGGAACTATTACCCGCCGTGAG AGTGTTGAAGAAAAGATTGCAAGGCATGATAGCAATCAAACAGCCACCTCAAG gGAAATTGTGGTACAGTTCAATGCTGATATTGCTGATGGAATGCCATGGAAGTTTGTTCCTACTCAGAGAGAG GTTAGGGTGAAGCCTGGAGAAAGTGCCCTCGCATTTTATACCGCGGAAAATAAAAGTTCTACGCCGATAACTGGTGTTTCTACATATAATGTGACTCCTATGAAG GCTGGAGTTTACTTTAATAAAATACAATGCTTCTGTTTTGAGGAGCAGCGACTGCTTCCTGGAGAGCAGATTGACATGCCT GTATTCTTTTATATCGACCCGGAAATTGAGGACGATCCTAAAATGGATGGTATCAATAACATAATATTATCATATACTTTCTTCAAGGTTTCTGAAGAATAA
- the LOC131622050 gene encoding microtubule-destabilizing protein 60-like: MERQNTKFSSKFVKNTSPSSSQWSSTDSKGTAKDVLKERFNDKTKGSRKSPTKENTKPQEFKLHTQERAVKRAIFNYGVTTKLYLMELQKRQEEKLMKIIEEEEVRMLRKEMVPRAQLMPYFDKPFSPQRSSRNVQRESCIHMLSSKCWSCSSGNGFYNMHQCGHQALNNPIK; the protein is encoded by the exons ATGGAGAGACAAAACACTAAATTTTCTTCCAAG TTTGTCAAGAACACTTCACCTTCTTCATCTCAATGGAGTAGTACTGATTCTAAGGGAACG GCAAAAGATGTACTCAAAGAAAGGTTTAATGACAAGACTAAG ggTTCAAGAAAATCTCCTACCAAAGAAAATACAAAACCACAAGAATTCAAACTCCACACTCAAGAAAGAGCTGTCAAACGTGCAATATTCAACTATGGA GTGACAACTAAATTGTATCTCATGGAATTGCAAAAGAGACAAGAGGAGAAGTTGATGAAG ATTATTGAAGAGGAAGAAGTACGTATGCTAAGGAAGGAAATGGTTCCAAGAGCTCAATTGATGCCTTATTTTGATAAGCCATTTTCCCCACAAAG ATCAAGCAGAAATGTTCAAAGAGAATCATGCATCCACATGCTAAGTAGCAAGTGCTGGAGCTGCAGCTCTGGCAACGGATTCTACAACATGCACCAGTGTGGTCATCAAGCTCTTAACAATCCCATTAAGTAG